The following are from one region of the Cetobacterium somerae genome:
- the htpG gene encoding molecular chaperone HtpG, with product MKKETKVFQAETKELLNLMVHSIYTHKEIFLRELISNASDATDKLKFKALTDTHILDSSEELCITITPNEELRTLTITDHGIGMTFEEVVENIGTIAKSGSKAFLSSLEEAKKNNDLNIIGQFGVGFYSAFMVADKIILETKSPYSDKGVRWTSTGEGSYEIEEIDKTERGTSITLYLKDNDEDKEFLNEYKIKGLIKKYSDYVKYPIMLKDERINSTKPIWKTPKDELKDEDYNEFYKSTYHDWQDPLFHFNFNVQGNLEYNAILFIPQVPPYDLYTREYKRGLQLYTKNVFIMDKCEELIPQYFNFIKGLVDTDDLSLNISREILQKTQQLKAISKNLEKKIISEFEKLMTNDRDKYIKFWEVFGRHIKFGVHENFGLNKDKLENLLLFKSSKDLEYTSLKEYVERMKEDQKDIYYAVGENLDILQKMPKVLNVINKGFEVLYLTEGADEFALKTMNTFKEKTFKSVTEVTFETEEEKEEIKKLSEINKSLLDKIKETLKEKVVEIKLNPELGDSSVSLSSKGEVSLEMEKLLSQIPGNEGVKAEKVLEINPNHPLFNKLQNASEAELKDLSDILYNQGLLIEGFTLENPLDFVTKLNNILSK from the coding sequence ATGAAAAAAGAAACAAAAGTATTTCAAGCTGAAACTAAAGAACTTTTAAACCTTATGGTACACTCTATTTACACTCATAAGGAAATTTTTTTAAGGGAACTTATCTCAAATGCTAGTGATGCCACTGATAAATTAAAATTCAAGGCTCTTACAGATACTCATATCTTAGATTCTTCTGAAGAACTTTGTATAACTATTACTCCTAACGAAGAATTAAGAACTCTAACTATTACTGATCATGGAATAGGTATGACTTTTGAAGAAGTTGTAGAAAATATCGGTACTATTGCTAAATCTGGATCAAAAGCATTTTTATCTTCACTAGAAGAAGCTAAGAAAAATAATGATTTAAATATAATCGGGCAATTTGGAGTTGGTTTTTACTCTGCATTTATGGTTGCTGATAAGATCATTTTAGAAACTAAATCACCATATTCTGATAAGGGAGTTAGATGGACATCTACAGGTGAAGGAAGTTATGAAATTGAAGAGATTGATAAAACAGAAAGAGGAACTTCAATTACTTTATATTTAAAAGACAATGATGAAGATAAAGAATTTTTAAATGAATATAAAATCAAAGGCCTTATAAAAAAATATTCTGATTATGTTAAATATCCAATAATGCTAAAAGATGAAAGAATTAATTCAACTAAACCTATTTGGAAAACACCTAAAGATGAATTAAAAGATGAAGATTATAATGAATTTTATAAATCTACTTATCACGATTGGCAAGATCCTCTTTTCCATTTTAACTTTAATGTTCAAGGAAATTTAGAGTATAATGCTATTTTGTTTATACCACAAGTTCCTCCATATGATCTTTATACAAGAGAATACAAGAGAGGACTTCAGCTATACACTAAAAATGTTTTTATAATGGACAAATGTGAAGAACTAATTCCTCAATATTTTAATTTTATAAAAGGATTAGTTGATACAGATGATTTATCTCTTAACATATCAAGAGAAATCTTACAAAAAACTCAGCAATTAAAGGCTATATCTAAAAATTTAGAGAAAAAAATTATAAGCGAATTTGAAAAATTAATGACTAATGATAGAGATAAATATATAAAATTCTGGGAAGTTTTTGGAAGACATATTAAATTTGGTGTTCATGAAAACTTTGGATTAAATAAAGATAAATTAGAAAATCTTCTTCTTTTCAAAAGTTCTAAAGATTTAGAGTACACATCTCTTAAAGAGTATGTAGAAAGAATGAAAGAGGACCAAAAGGATATTTATTATGCAGTTGGAGAAAACCTAGATATTCTTCAAAAAATGCCTAAAGTTTTAAATGTTATCAATAAAGGTTTTGAAGTTTTATATCTTACAGAGGGTGCTGATGAGTTTGCTTTAAAAACTATGAATACTTTTAAAGAAAAAACATTTAAATCAGTTACTGAGGTAACTTTTGAAACCGAAGAAGAAAAAGAAGAGATTAAAAAACTTTCTGAAATAAATAAATCTCTTCTTGATAAAATAAAAGAAACATTAAAAGAAAAAGTTGTTGAAATCAAATTAAACCCTGAACTTGGAGATAGTTCTGTTTCTTTATCATCTAAAGGTGAAGTTTCTTTAGAAATGGAAAAACTTTTATCTCAAATTCCAGGTAATGAAGGTGTTAAAGCTGAAAAGGTTCTAGAAATAAATCCAAATCATCCACTATTCAACAAACTACAAAATGCTTCAGAAGCTGAACTAAAAGATTTATCAGATATTCTTTACAATCAAGGATTATTGATAGAAGGATTTACTCTTGAAAATCCGCTAGATTTTGTTACAAAATTAAATAATATCCTAAGTAAGTAA
- a CDS encoding tRNA threonylcarbamoyladenosine dehydratase: protein MIFQRTELLIGTENLDKLNSSHVLVFGVGGVGGFVVEALVRAGVGELTVVDFDTVDITNLNRQIIATQDTVGRDKVEIIKERALSINPNIKINAYKEKFFKDKREIFFSENKKYTYIVDAIDIVTAKLDLITIAKELKIPIISSMGTGNKINPTMLEVADISKTSVCPLAKVMRVELKKRRIQKVKVLFSKELPMKPKNLENNREKQNNVGSISFVPSVAGLIIASEVIKDITGLKNLGGN from the coding sequence ATGATTTTTCAAAGAACAGAGTTGTTGATAGGTACAGAAAACTTAGATAAGCTAAACAGTTCCCATGTACTTGTATTTGGAGTGGGAGGAGTAGGTGGATTTGTAGTAGAAGCTTTAGTTAGAGCTGGTGTTGGTGAGTTAACAGTTGTTGATTTTGACACAGTTGATATAACAAATCTTAATAGACAAATAATTGCTACTCAAGATACTGTTGGTAGAGATAAGGTTGAGATTATAAAAGAAAGAGCTTTATCAATAAATCCAAATATAAAGATAAATGCCTATAAAGAAAAATTTTTTAAAGATAAAAGAGAAATATTCTTTTCAGAAAATAAAAAATATACTTATATTGTTGATGCGATAGATATAGTTACAGCAAAATTAGATTTAATAACTATAGCAAAGGAATTAAAAATTCCAATTATATCCTCAATGGGAACAGGAAATAAAATAAATCCAACAATGCTAGAGGTTGCAGATATATCAAAAACATCTGTTTGCCCATTAGCAAAAGTTATGAGAGTAGAGTTAAAAAAGAGAAGAATTCAAAAGGTAAAGGTATTATTTTCAAAAGAACTACCAATGAAACCGAAGAATCTAGAGAATAATAGAGAGAAGCAAAATAACGTAGGAAGTATATCTTTTGTACCATCTGTAGCAGGTCTTATAATTGCAAGTGAGGTTATAAAAGATATAACTGGTCTGAAAAATTTAGGAGGAAATTAA
- a CDS encoding flavodoxin — protein MKKIGIFYGTTSGITAGIVDEIEFYLRGEEYEVFDVANGINEMENIENLILVSPTYGVGELQKDWENVYDKLKDLDFTNKVVGIVGVGNQFAFGESYVGAMRKLYDAVIAKGAKVIGFTSTEGYSYEETESVVDDKFIGLALDESNQDNETPDRIKAWIEEIKPLFN, from the coding sequence ATGAAAAAAATAGGGATTTTTTATGGAACAACATCAGGAATAACAGCTGGAATAGTTGATGAAATAGAGTTTTACTTAAGAGGAGAGGAATACGAAGTTTTTGATGTAGCAAATGGAATTAATGAGATGGAGAATATTGAAAATCTAATTTTAGTTTCACCAACGTATGGAGTTGGAGAGTTACAAAAAGATTGGGAAAATGTATATGACAAATTAAAGGATTTAGATTTTACTAATAAAGTAGTAGGAATAGTAGGTGTAGGAAATCAATTTGCATTTGGTGAGTCGTACGTTGGAGCAATGAGAAAATTATATGATGCAGTTATAGCTAAAGGTGCTAAGGTAATAGGATTTACTTCAACAGAAGGATATAGCTATGAAGAAACTGAATCAGTTGTAGACGATAAATTTATTGGTCTTGCTTTAGATGAAAGTAATCAAGATAATGAAACACCGGATAGAATTAAAGCTTGGATAGAAGAGATTAAACCTCTATTTAATTAA
- a CDS encoding rhodanese-like domain-containing protein, which produces MKKYQTLNQIEVKELLVQKNTVLLDVRTEDEYWEVSVKDSLNIPLHELEERVVELDKNKTYITFCRSGVRSKTAALILLEEGFTKVFNSQEGILTWK; this is translated from the coding sequence ATGAAGAAATATCAAACATTAAATCAAATTGAAGTAAAAGAATTACTAGTACAGAAGAATACGGTACTTTTAGATGTACGAACAGAAGATGAATACTGGGAAGTATCGGTAAAAGATAGTTTAAATATTCCACTTCATGAATTAGAAGAAAGAGTTGTTGAACTGGATAAGAATAAGACATATATAACTTTTTGTAGAAGTGGAGTTCGTTCTAAAACAGCAGCTTTAATTTTATTAGAAGAGGGATTCACAAAAGTTTTTAATTCTCAAGAGGGAATATTAACTTGGAAATAA
- the putP gene encoding sodium/proline symporter PutP, translating into MIGVETFITFGAYLLFLIGVGVYFYGKTSSSEDYLIGGRGVGSWVTALSAQASDMSGWLLMGLPGAVYLSGFGQIWVVIGLTAGTYLNWKFIAPKLRVETEIEDTLTLPTFLEKKLKDDKGTIRKVLALGTLFFFTIYSSSGLVAAGKLFESILGIDYKVAVVIGAVTIVVYTFMGGYLASCWTDFFQGGLMFLAIIAVPLAAYYKIGDIETVRQGIELKGISLDIFKQNGESIGILGILSSLAWGLGYFGQPHILVRFMSISDVKELKKSRRIAMIWVIISLIGAIAIGLLGIPLFKNVAELGGDAEKIFIYMIKELFNPWVAGILLAAILSAIMSTIDSQLLVSSTTLTEDFYKYMKKDVSDKEIMWVGRLCVVVIALLALVFALNQNAKVLSLVAYAWGGFGTIFGPAIISVLYFKNVNSKSVLSGILVGMFVFLMWKVLGLDSYMYELLPGFFSNLITVYIVEKVVFKNVVEA; encoded by the coding sequence ATGATAGGAGTAGAAACGTTTATTACATTTGGAGCATATTTATTATTTTTAATAGGAGTAGGAGTTTATTTTTATGGAAAAACCTCCAGTTCTGAGGACTATTTAATAGGTGGAAGAGGAGTAGGGAGTTGGGTAACTGCGCTATCAGCACAAGCTAGTGATATGAGTGGATGGTTATTAATGGGATTACCAGGAGCAGTATATCTTTCAGGATTTGGACAAATTTGGGTTGTAATAGGTTTAACAGCGGGAACATATTTAAATTGGAAATTTATAGCACCAAAACTTAGAGTTGAAACTGAAATAGAAGACACCTTAACTTTACCAACATTTTTAGAAAAGAAATTAAAAGATGATAAAGGAACAATAAGAAAGGTTCTAGCTTTAGGAACACTATTTTTCTTTACAATTTATTCATCATCTGGTTTGGTTGCAGCAGGAAAATTATTTGAATCAATACTTGGAATAGATTATAAAGTTGCCGTAGTAATAGGTGCAGTAACAATAGTTGTGTATACGTTTATGGGAGGGTATTTAGCTTCTTGTTGGACAGATTTTTTTCAAGGTGGGTTGATGTTTTTAGCTATAATAGCTGTTCCATTAGCAGCATATTATAAAATTGGAGATATTGAGACAGTTAGACAAGGAATTGAATTAAAAGGTATTTCATTAGATATATTTAAACAAAATGGAGAAAGTATAGGAATATTAGGAATATTATCTTCTTTAGCTTGGGGTCTAGGATATTTTGGACAACCTCATATTTTAGTTAGATTTATGAGTATAAGTGATGTAAAAGAATTAAAAAAATCTAGAAGAATAGCTATGATATGGGTAATTATCTCTTTAATTGGAGCAATAGCAATTGGACTTTTAGGAATACCACTTTTTAAAAATGTTGCAGAGTTAGGAGGAGATGCAGAAAAAATATTTATCTATATGATAAAAGAGTTGTTTAATCCTTGGGTAGCAGGAATTTTATTAGCTGCAATATTATCAGCAATAATGTCAACGATAGATTCGCAATTATTAGTTTCATCAACTACTTTAACAGAAGATTTTTATAAATATATGAAAAAAGATGTTTCTGATAAAGAGATTATGTGGGTTGGAAGATTGTGTGTTGTTGTAATAGCTTTACTAGCCTTAGTATTTGCATTAAATCAAAATGCTAAAGTACTATCATTGGTAGCTTATGCCTGGGGAGGTTTTGGGACAATATTTGGACCAGCAATAATATCAGTACTTTATTTTAAAAATGTAAATAGTAAAAGTGTTTTATCAGGAATTTTAGTTGGAATGTTTGTATTTTTAATGTGGAAAGTTTTAGGATTAGATAGTTATATGTATGAGTTATTACCAGGATTTTTCAGTAATTTAATAACAGTTTACATAGTGGAGAAAGTAGTTTTTAAAAATGTAGTTGAAGCTTAA
- a CDS encoding methylated-DNA--[protein]-cysteine S-methyltransferase codes for MKNIIPGYFYIFDTPFGLLKIEELNNEIVKIDLNKPTSNRTFKLTKLLEESFKEIDEFLKGKRKKFTFKINPIGTEFQKSVWKALLNIPYGEVKTYKDIAIAIGNPKACRAVGLANNKNPIPIVIPCHRVIGSNGKLTGYAYGLSIKSHLLNLEKGAK; via the coding sequence ATGAAAAATATTATCCCAGGTTATTTTTATATTTTTGACACTCCATTTGGCTTACTTAAAATTGAAGAATTAAATAATGAAATTGTTAAAATTGACCTTAACAAACCTACTTCAAACAGAACTTTTAAACTTACAAAACTTTTAGAAGAGTCCTTTAAAGAGATTGATGAATTTCTAAAAGGCAAGAGAAAAAAATTTACATTTAAAATAAATCCTATTGGAACAGAGTTTCAAAAATCTGTTTGGAAAGCATTACTTAATATTCCTTATGGAGAAGTTAAAACTTATAAGGATATTGCAATTGCTATTGGCAATCCCAAGGCATGTAGAGCTGTTGGATTAGCAAACAATAAAAATCCCATTCCTATAGTTATTCCTTGCCATAGAGTAATTGGTTCTAATGGTAAACTTACTGGATATGCCTATGGATTATCTATAAAATCCCATTTACTTAATTTAGAAAAAGGTGCAAAATAA
- a CDS encoding TonB-dependent receptor — translation MKKRFYIAGLILVSSLATGQDKVVKLEESVITSENTETTIADIPKNITVLTGEEITQRGAKTVAEALKLVSSVIVKEMGGADAAFDIRGQGPTAKSNVIVLVDGAPINSIDLSGYQTSNIPVDNIERIEVIPSGGSVLYGDGAVGGTINIVTKAPENKKNYGSLNSEIGSYGLKKQQITYGTKIGEKLLVEVDYLKREKDGYRDYSKDNLESFGFRSRYKLNDGELKFKYNYSKNEFKAPGWLFGSEVSDDRTQSNSKRWRVDGKTEKNNFMGDYLYNINSDLEFKLLGRYAHENYSSNGSNYKTEIKYLKPQLRYSYLNENYIVFGGDVYAGETKSYSSYGDSKAEKNSLGGFIVNSYTIDNFRFTQGYRRQNIEYKGKNKNFSEKKFKEDAIELTGSYLYSDSGSTYISYTKGFRAPNTDEINVWDGEFNTQKTETYEIGAKDFVGNTYISTSVFYIETENEIFYGVNKNDEVNKNRNLDGTSKRKGIEFSMEHYFDKLTISESITYMKTEFKERKDIPGVPNIKGVLNFNYKFNEKLSFNNSWEYYGKAYDNDDEANEREKTDSYILSGLTFIYDFKDGLVINAGINNLFNEKYYDYVGYKKPSEQDPTFGKTYYPAPERNYYIGFKYSF, via the coding sequence ATGAAAAAAAGATTTTATATTGCAGGATTAATTCTTGTATCTAGTTTAGCAACGGGACAAGACAAAGTTGTGAAGTTAGAAGAAAGTGTTATAACAAGTGAAAATACAGAGACAACAATAGCAGATATACCAAAAAATATAACTGTATTGACAGGAGAAGAGATAACACAAAGGGGAGCAAAAACAGTAGCAGAAGCTTTAAAATTAGTATCAAGTGTTATTGTAAAAGAGATGGGTGGAGCTGATGCAGCTTTTGATATAAGAGGTCAAGGGCCTACAGCAAAATCAAATGTTATAGTATTAGTTGATGGAGCACCAATTAACTCAATTGATTTATCAGGGTATCAGACAAGTAACATTCCAGTAGATAATATTGAAAGAATTGAAGTAATACCTTCTGGAGGCTCAGTTTTATACGGAGATGGAGCAGTTGGAGGGACAATAAATATAGTAACAAAAGCACCTGAAAATAAAAAAAATTATGGAAGTTTAAATAGTGAGATAGGATCTTATGGATTAAAAAAACAACAAATTACATATGGAACTAAAATAGGAGAAAAGCTTTTAGTTGAAGTAGATTATTTAAAAAGAGAAAAAGATGGTTATAGAGATTATTCTAAAGATAATTTAGAAAGTTTTGGATTTAGAAGTAGATATAAACTTAATGATGGAGAGTTAAAATTTAAATATAATTATTCTAAAAATGAATTTAAAGCTCCTGGATGGTTATTTGGAAGTGAAGTTAGTGATGATAGAACGCAGTCGAATTCAAAAAGATGGAGGGTTGATGGGAAAACCGAGAAGAATAATTTTATGGGAGACTATTTGTATAATATAAACTCCGATTTAGAATTTAAATTGTTAGGAAGATATGCTCATGAGAATTACTCTTCAAACGGAAGTAATTATAAAACAGAGATAAAATATTTAAAACCCCAATTAAGATACTCATATTTAAATGAGAATTATATTGTATTTGGTGGAGATGTTTATGCTGGTGAAACAAAGAGTTACTCTTCGTATGGAGATTCTAAAGCAGAAAAAAATTCTTTAGGTGGATTTATAGTAAATAGTTATACAATTGACAATTTTAGATTTACTCAAGGATATAGAAGACAAAATATTGAATATAAAGGAAAAAATAAAAATTTTTCAGAGAAAAAGTTTAAAGAGGACGCTATAGAATTAACAGGAAGTTATTTATATTCAGATTCAGGGTCTACGTATATAAGTTATACAAAAGGATTTAGAGCACCTAATACAGATGAAATAAATGTTTGGGATGGAGAGTTTAATACTCAAAAAACAGAAACTTATGAAATTGGAGCAAAGGATTTTGTAGGTAACACGTATATTTCAACATCAGTATTTTATATAGAAACAGAAAATGAAATTTTCTATGGAGTAAATAAAAACGATGAGGTTAATAAAAATAGAAATTTAGATGGAACAAGTAAGAGAAAAGGTATAGAGTTTTCTATGGAGCATTATTTTGATAAATTGACAATATCAGAATCAATAACTTATATGAAAACAGAGTTTAAAGAGAGAAAAGATATTCCAGGTGTTCCAAATATAAAGGGAGTTCTAAATTTTAATTATAAATTTAATGAAAAACTAAGCTTCAATAATTCTTGGGAGTATTATGGAAAAGCTTATGATAACGATGATGAAGCTAATGAAAGAGAAAAAACAGATAGTTATATATTGAGTGGATTAACTTTTATATATGATTTCAAAGATGGATTAGTTATAAATGCAGGAATTAATAATCTATTTAATGAAAAATATTATGATTATGTAGGATATAAAAAACCAAGTGAGCAAGACCCTACATTTGGAAAGACATATTACCCTGCACCAGAAAGAAATTATTATATTGGATTTAAATATAGTTTTTAA
- a CDS encoding ABC transporter substrate-binding protein: MLKKIFMLNIVVFSIGYSRILVDGIGRKVEIPEKVERIISTVPSNTEIIVDMGLVNILAGVDIYSEKISKELEGKGILNTDRLNEEKIMELMPDLVITSQHNLSKGKESLNIFDEVGIPVYVMKTPNSLEEVKNSIDEIGNLLNEKKKSDNLKDSYVQELEKLRLQNKKQKRVYFEILNNPIYTTGGKTFLNDVIKNAGGKNIFENQEGWISPTLESIIEENPEFIFVGEDRKEVVEDIKTRPEWQEIDAVKTGKVYFIDEGINRPSTRVLKSLKQMKEVLSNDKF, from the coding sequence GTGTTAAAAAAGATATTTATGTTAAATATAGTTGTATTTTCAATAGGATATTCAAGAATATTAGTAGATGGAATTGGTCGTAAAGTTGAAATTCCTGAAAAAGTAGAAAGAATAATTTCAACAGTTCCATCAAATACAGAGATAATAGTAGATATGGGATTAGTTAATATTTTAGCTGGAGTAGATATATATTCTGAAAAAATATCTAAAGAATTAGAAGGCAAAGGAATTTTAAATACAGATAGATTAAATGAAGAAAAAATAATGGAATTGATGCCGGATTTAGTTATAACATCCCAACATAATCTCTCTAAAGGAAAAGAGAGTTTAAATATTTTTGATGAGGTTGGAATTCCAGTTTATGTAATGAAAACCCCAAATTCATTAGAAGAAGTTAAAAATTCTATAGATGAAATTGGAAATCTTTTAAATGAGAAAAAAAAGAGTGATAATTTAAAAGATAGTTATGTTCAAGAGTTAGAAAAATTAAGATTACAAAATAAAAAGCAAAAGCGAGTATATTTTGAAATTTTAAATAATCCTATATATACAACAGGAGGAAAAACATTTTTGAATGATGTTATAAAAAATGCCGGTGGAAAAAATATATTTGAAAATCAAGAGGGATGGATTTCACCAACTTTAGAATCTATTATTGAAGAAAATCCTGAATTTATATTTGTAGGTGAGGATAGAAAAGAGGTTGTAGAGGACATAAAGACTAGACCAGAATGGCAAGAGATTGATGCTGTAAAAACTGGAAAAGTATATTTTATAGACGAAGGGATTAATAGACCATCAACAAGAGTTTTAAAATCTTTAAAACAGATGAAGGAAGTGCTTTCAAATGATAAGTTTTAG
- a CDS encoding apurinic/apyrimidinic endonuclease family protein yields the protein MISFSFIPKNGEEEKFLKVYKKLKNEGITGIETIIGDHLPLESYGKYPVKGVHLLYYPTWLEFWREDMEKVKEDFYDDEGILNYYRSFNKEILLETFKKQFEDAKKIKAKYLVFHVSHVRPKDIFTCNFDYTSIEVLDETLKIVNEVFKGDGPLLLFENLPWPGLTLKDYELTKYFFERVKYEKKGFLLDFSHIICTEKNIKSFKEADRYILNKIKELKELNKFIYGVHINGIEFKNYFERDFSNEIKEWSSEDRNGKFKIEWEHMKNLDPHKIYRGNLKSLLNELPNLKYINLELNFQSLDYLEEVVREQLNYIK from the coding sequence ATGATAAGTTTTAGTTTTATTCCTAAAAATGGAGAGGAAGAAAAATTTTTAAAAGTATATAAAAAATTAAAAAACGAAGGTATAACAGGTATAGAAACAATAATCGGGGATCATTTACCTTTGGAAAGTTATGGAAAGTATCCTGTAAAAGGAGTACATCTATTATATTATCCTACTTGGTTAGAATTTTGGAGAGAGGATATGGAAAAGGTAAAAGAAGATTTTTATGATGATGAAGGGATATTAAATTATTATCGTTCTTTTAATAAAGAGATTTTGTTAGAAACTTTTAAAAAACAATTTGAAGATGCTAAAAAAATTAAAGCAAAGTATTTAGTTTTTCATGTTTCACACGTAAGACCTAAAGATATATTTACATGTAACTTTGATTATACATCTATAGAGGTATTAGATGAAACTTTGAAAATTGTGAATGAAGTTTTTAAAGGAGATGGACCTTTACTACTTTTTGAAAATTTACCATGGCCAGGATTAACTTTAAAAGACTACGAATTAACAAAATATTTTTTTGAAAGAGTAAAGTATGAAAAAAAAGGGTTTTTATTAGATTTCTCTCATATAATATGCACAGAAAAAAATATAAAGAGTTTTAAAGAAGCAGATCGATATATTTTGAATAAAATAAAAGAATTAAAAGAACTAAATAAATTTATATATGGTGTTCATATAAATGGAATAGAATTTAAAAATTATTTTGAAAGAGATTTTTCTAACGAAATAAAAGAATGGTCAAGTGAAGATAGAAATGGAAAATTTAAAATTGAGTGGGAACACATGAAAAATCTTGATCCACATAAGATTTATAGAGGGAATTTAAAATCACTATTAAATGAATTACCCAATTTAAAATATATAAATTTAGAGTTAAATTTTCAGTCCTTAGATTATTTAGAAGAGGTCGTTAGAGAACAATTAAATTATATAAAATAA
- a CDS encoding PSP1 domain-containing protein, whose product MTQGNLDIDKNIDEKAIKENENIKEETQEEVVSDPNKLYNILGVMFETTKKRYSFEIVDEVEYKKGDKVIVDTIRGKEIGVVYGGPMQLPERVLVLPLKPVIKKASEEEIQKYEVLRQEAREAFKVCKERITHHKLPMKLIETEYTFDKTKLIFYFTAEGRIDFRDLVKDLANIFKLRIELRQIGVRDEARILGNIGVCGKELCCRTFINKFDSVSIKMARDQGLVINPTKISGVCGRLLCCINYEYKQYEEALRVYPAVNQLVKTQKGEGKVTSISPLNGFLYVDVEGKGIMKVLIDEIKFNKKEAKKLQNVLSTEELQHKVLEKE is encoded by the coding sequence ATGACACAAGGAAATTTAGATATAGATAAAAATATAGATGAAAAAGCAATAAAAGAGAATGAGAATATAAAAGAAGAGACTCAAGAAGAAGTAGTATCAGATCCTAATAAGTTATATAATATATTAGGAGTAATGTTTGAAACAACAAAAAAAAGATACAGCTTTGAAATTGTAGATGAAGTAGAGTATAAAAAAGGAGATAAAGTAATAGTAGATACTATTAGAGGTAAGGAAATAGGGGTTGTTTATGGTGGACCAATGCAACTTCCTGAAAGAGTGCTGGTATTACCACTTAAACCTGTAATAAAAAAAGCTAGTGAAGAAGAGATTCAAAAGTATGAAGTTCTTCGTCAAGAAGCTAGAGAAGCGTTTAAAGTTTGTAAAGAAAGAATTACTCATCATAAATTACCTATGAAATTAATAGAAACAGAATATACATTTGATAAAACAAAGTTAATATTTTATTTCACAGCAGAGGGAAGAATTGACTTTAGAGATTTAGTAAAAGATCTTGCAAATATATTTAAACTAAGAATAGAGTTAAGACAGATTGGTGTTAGAGATGAAGCAAGAATACTTGGAAATATTGGTGTGTGTGGAAAAGAATTATGTTGTAGAACATTTATAAATAAATTTGATTCAGTATCAATAAAAATGGCTAGAGACCAAGGGTTAGTAATAAATCCTACTAAAATATCAGGTGTATGTGGAAGGTTACTTTGCTGTATAAATTATGAATATAAGCAATATGAAGAGGCTTTAAGAGTTTATCCTGCTGTAAATCAGCTTGTTAAAACTCAAAAAGGAGAGGGAAAAGTAACGAGTATAAGTCCGTTAAATGGATTTTTATATGTAGATGTTGAAGGAAAAGGAATTATGAAGGTTCTTATTGATGAGATAAAATTTAATAAAAAAGAAGCAAAGAAATTACAGAATGTTTTATCAACAGAAGAGCTACAGCATAAGGTTTTAGAAAAGGAGTAA
- a CDS encoding tRNA1(Val) (adenine(37)-N6)-methyltransferase, with product MIFENEDIANICEGYTLIQKKEGFRFGTDAVLLANFFNGKKNSKILEIGTGNGIIPVLLCAKDKISKIKAVEIQKEIADLAIRNVKRNGLEDRIEVVNMDIKNIQEGNTYDYIISNPPYMVLDGKEINDKDIKSIARHEIKLNLKEFIANAKRLLKPRGELFMVHKSYRFLEISEELIKNGFSVKRVKFVHYSKDKDSSIVLIEASKGRKNILKIETPIFLNDN from the coding sequence ATGATTTTTGAAAATGAAGATATAGCTAATATTTGTGAAGGATACACTTTAATTCAAAAAAAAGAAGGATTTAGATTTGGAACTGATGCGGTTTTATTAGCTAATTTTTTCAATGGAAAGAAAAATTCTAAAATATTAGAAATTGGAACAGGAAATGGTATAATTCCAGTATTGTTATGTGCTAAAGATAAAATATCTAAAATAAAAGCGGTAGAGATTCAAAAAGAAATTGCAGATTTAGCAATTAGAAATGTTAAAAGAAATGGATTAGAGGATAGAATAGAAGTTGTTAATATGGATATAAAAAATATCCAAGAAGGAAATACATATGATTATATAATTTCAAATCCACCATATATGGTTTTAGATGGAAAAGAAATTAATGATAAAGATATAAAAAGTATAGCAAGACATGAAATAAAGCTTAACTTGAAAGAGTTTATAGCAAATGCTAAAAGATTATTAAAACCAAGAGGTGAGCTTTTCATGGTACATAAAAGCTATAGATTTTTAGAAATTTCAGAAGAGCTTATAAAAAATGGATTTTCAGTTAAAAGAGTTAAATTTGTTCATTATTCAAAAGATAAAGATTCAAGTATTGTTTTAATTGAAGCTAGCAAAGGGAGAAAAAACATATTAAAAATTGAAACTCCAATTTTTTTAAACGATAATTAG